The DNA window TGCTGCTCCCTGTTTTTGCTACAGGGAAACTACTGTTTTAGGGATCATGCTGTGCAGAGGTCTCTCAAGGTGCCACTAATCAGAGCTTTACAATGTTCCCTGTCAATTGAAGTATGCAGATTTTTTTATATCAAAGCGTCTTTAAGCTGTGCCTATTCTCAGATACAACTGTCAGTAGCTAAGGAAAGAACTTAAAAACTTACCCCACATAACGACCGTGGGCTCACTGAGAGTAGTATGATTCACCTGGCAGCTATACTCATCTTCGACAGTGGGAGTAAATTCGGTGTGGACCAGAAGATAGAAAGTCCAGTCCCTGTTGAAGGACAGATCTGTCTGTTCCGCTTCCAtcttctttccattcttcatCAAGGTGATATCAATTTGTGGTGGGTGGAACCCCGAAACGTAGCAGTTCAGAAAATTTGGCTTTCCATTCTCTGCTGGGTGACGGGAGTAAACCTGAACCTTTGGAGGATCTGAGGGACAtcaaggaaagacaaatgaaaGTTGCACGGTATTTCACTTGGGGCCACCTTGGTCTAAAGCTAGATTGGGCAACAATGTTTAAATCTGATCACTGATTTCTCCCAATTCCATTTCCACTCTGTCTACTTTTCCAAAAAGCTACCCATTTTGAGGGATAAACCATGATTTAGTATCTTTTTCACATACTTTCTCTACTCgtggctttttggtttttttctacaGATTTCTAGTAGTATTGTCTTCTGTCACTGGAGTTTGTGCCAAATCTTTAAGACCTTTATGTGGAGACTCTCAAGAACTTTTGATGGCTTCTCAGCACCCATATAATTCCTCAACACATGTCTCAAGAGTCCTCATGATTTGGCCCCACCCTCCTTTTCAAacttcatttctcatttcataCA is part of the Neofelis nebulosa isolate mNeoNeb1 chromosome 7, mNeoNeb1.pri, whole genome shotgun sequence genome and encodes:
- the B2M gene encoding beta-2-microglobulin encodes the protein MARFVVLVLLGLLCLSHLDAVQHPPKVQVYSRHPAENGKPNFLNCYVSGFHPPQIDITLMKNGKKMEAEQTDLSFNRDWTFYLLVHTEFTPTVEDEYSCQVNHTTLSEPTVVMWERDK